The DNA region AGTGAGTGAACTCGCAGCCTTATTGGGCGTTACCACAGACACAATTCGTTTTTATACCCGAATAGGCCTGCTCGTCCCGACAAAATCACCGAGCAATGGTTATAAATTTTATCGTGACAAAGAAGTATCGCGAATGCGATTTATTCTAAGTGCCAGAAACTTAGGTTTTTCGGTAGATGAAATTAAAGTGATTTTTTCTAAAACGGATCATGGTGAAAGCGCTTGTATCATGGTGAAGCAACTTATTAGTCAAAAATTGGCCGAAACTGAAAAACTGTTCAATGAAACATTAAC from Shewanella polaris includes:
- a CDS encoding MerR family transcriptional regulator is translated as MKVSELAALLGVTTDTIRFYTRIGLLVPTKSPSNGYKFYRDKEVSRMRFILSARNLGFSVDEIKVIFSKTDHGESACIMVKQLISQKLAETEKLFNETLTLRNRLTKAVNEWENLPALAPTGAMVCHLIEGFDPNHETYCQASDKESL